In Polaribacter sp. Hel_I_88, the following proteins share a genomic window:
- a CDS encoding VIT family protein, giving the protein MEQKHNLDEYLKIHYIHRSNWLRAAVLGANDGILSTASIAIGVAAASVTREPIILATLAGLVAGALSMAAGEYVSVSSQTDIEKADIERERQELQEMPKEELQILAKIYQNRGLKKETALQVAEEFTAHDALAAHVRDELGINEISKAKPIQAALASGASFVFGGILPLLVVFLLPLKSLELYIYVSSIVFLAILGALAAKTGGAKIMNSVARITFWGTIAMGITALIGYLFGINL; this is encoded by the coding sequence TTGGAACAAAAACACAACCTTGATGAGTATTTAAAAATCCATTATATTCACAGAAGTAATTGGTTAAGAGCTGCTGTTTTGGGTGCAAATGATGGTATTTTATCAACAGCAAGTATAGCTATTGGTGTTGCAGCAGCAAGCGTTACAAGAGAACCAATTATATTAGCAACTTTGGCAGGTTTGGTTGCTGGTGCTTTGTCTATGGCTGCAGGAGAATATGTTTCAGTTAGTTCTCAAACAGACATTGAAAAAGCAGATATTGAAAGAGAAAGGCAAGAATTACAAGAAATGCCAAAAGAAGAACTTCAAATTTTAGCTAAAATATACCAAAATAGAGGATTAAAAAAAGAAACAGCTTTACAAGTTGCAGAAGAATTTACAGCACACGATGCTTTAGCTGCTCACGTTAGAGATGAGTTAGGAATCAATGAAATATCTAAAGCAAAACCAATTCAAGCAGCTTTGGCTTCAGGAGCGTCATTTGTTTTTGGTGGAATATTACCTTTATTAGTCGTTTTTCTTCTTCCTTTAAAATCATTAGAATTGTATATTTATGTTTCTTCTATCGTTTTTCTAGCTATTTTAGGTGCACTTGCTGCAAAAACTGGTGGAGCTAAAATAATGAATTCTGTTGCTAGAATTACTTTTTGGGGAACTATTGCAATGGGTATTACAGCGTTAATTGGTTATTTATTTGGTATTAATTTATAA